The proteins below are encoded in one region of Mycobacterium pseudokansasii:
- the esxB gene encoding type VII secretion system ESX-1 WXG100 family target CFP-10, with amino-acid sequence MAEMKTDAATLAQEAGNFERISGDLKTQIDQVESTAASLQAQWRGAAGTAAQAAVVRFQEAANKQKAELEEISTNIRQAGVQYSKADEEQQQALSSQMGF; translated from the coding sequence ATGGCAGAGATGAAGACCGATGCCGCTACCCTCGCGCAGGAGGCAGGTAACTTCGAGCGGATCTCCGGTGACCTGAAGACCCAGATCGACCAGGTCGAATCAACCGCTGCTTCGCTGCAGGCCCAATGGCGTGGTGCGGCGGGAACGGCGGCCCAGGCCGCGGTGGTGCGCTTCCAGGAGGCGGCCAACAAACAAAAGGCGGAGCTCGAGGAAATTTCGACGAACATTCGTCAGGCCGGCGTCCAATACTCGAAGGCCGACGAGGAGCAGCAGCAGGCGCTGTCCTCACAAATGGGCTTCTGA
- the eccCa gene encoding type VII secretion protein EccCa → MTTKKFTPTITRGPRLTPGEISLTPPDDLGIDIPPSGVQKVLPYVMGGAMLGMIAIMFAGGRQLSPYMLMMPLMMIVMMVGSLAGGSGGGGKKVPEINADRKEYLRYLAGLRGRVTSSATSQVAFFGYHAPHPDDLLSLVGTQRQWSRPANSDFYAATRIGIGDQPAVDRLLKPAVGGELAATSAAPQPYLEPVSHMWVVKFLRTHGLIHDCPKLLQLRTFPTIAIGGARPGADRLLTAMICHLAVFHPPDLLQIRVLTEDPEDPDWSWLKWLPHVQHQTDTDAAGPVRMIYTRPDGLADLAARGPHAPDTLPTGPYVVVVDLTGGKAGFPPDGRAGVTVLTLGNHRGSAYRIRVAEDGTADDRLPGQQFRLVTSVADSMSPQEAARLARKLAGWSITGTILDKTARVQKKVATEWHQLVGAKAVEEITPSRWRMYTDTDRDRLKIPFGHELKTGNVMYLDIKEGAEFGGGPHGMLIGTTGSGKSEFLRTLILSLVAMTHPDQVNLLLTDFKGGSTFLGMEKLPHTAAVITNMAEEAELVSRMGEVLTGELDRRQSILRQAGIKVGASGALSGVAEYEKYRERGADLPPLPTLFVVVDEFAELLQSHPDFIGLFDRICRVGRSLRVHLLLATQSLQTGGVRIDKLEPNLTYRIALRTTSSHESKAVIGTPEAVYITNKESGVGFLRVGMEDPVKFSTFYISGPYIPPAGVDANGDGSKAGPQIPKQALRIRPFTAAPVLEEALTS, encoded by the coding sequence ATGACGACCAAGAAATTCACCCCGACCATCACTCGCGGCCCGCGGCTGACCCCGGGCGAGATCAGCCTCACGCCACCCGACGATCTCGGTATCGACATTCCGCCCTCGGGCGTTCAGAAGGTCCTGCCCTACGTGATGGGTGGCGCCATGCTCGGCATGATCGCGATCATGTTCGCCGGCGGTCGGCAGCTGTCGCCCTACATGCTGATGATGCCGCTGATGATGATCGTGATGATGGTCGGCTCCCTGGCCGGGGGTTCCGGCGGCGGCGGCAAAAAGGTGCCGGAAATCAACGCCGACCGCAAGGAATATCTGCGTTATCTGGCCGGGCTCCGCGGACGGGTGACGTCCTCGGCCACCTCGCAGGTGGCGTTCTTCGGTTACCACGCCCCCCATCCCGACGATCTGCTGTCGCTCGTCGGCACTCAGCGGCAGTGGTCGCGGCCGGCCAACAGCGACTTCTACGCGGCCACCCGGATCGGGATCGGCGACCAGCCGGCGGTGGATCGATTGCTGAAACCGGCCGTCGGCGGCGAATTGGCCGCGACTTCAGCGGCACCGCAACCGTATCTCGAACCGGTCAGCCACATGTGGGTGGTCAAGTTCCTGCGCACCCATGGGCTGATCCACGACTGCCCGAAACTGCTGCAGTTGCGCACCTTTCCCACCATCGCGATCGGCGGCGCGCGGCCGGGCGCCGACCGGCTGCTGACGGCCATGATCTGCCATCTGGCGGTGTTCCATCCGCCGGACCTGTTGCAGATCCGGGTCCTCACCGAAGATCCGGAGGACCCCGATTGGTCCTGGCTCAAATGGTTGCCGCACGTTCAGCATCAGACCGATACCGACGCCGCCGGGCCAGTCCGGATGATCTACACGCGCCCGGATGGTCTGGCCGACCTGGCCGCGCGCGGGCCGCACGCCCCCGACACGCTTCCCACCGGCCCTTATGTCGTCGTCGTGGACCTCACCGGCGGCAAAGCCGGATTCCCGCCCGACGGCCGGGCCGGTGTCACGGTGCTCACCCTGGGCAACCACCGCGGCTCGGCATACCGCATCCGGGTCGCCGAGGACGGGACCGCTGACGACCGGCTGCCGGGCCAGCAGTTTCGCCTGGTGACCTCGGTCGCCGACAGCATGTCACCGCAAGAAGCGGCCCGTCTTGCCCGCAAGCTGGCCGGCTGGTCGATCACGGGCACCATCCTGGACAAGACCGCACGCGTCCAGAAGAAGGTCGCAACCGAATGGCATCAACTGGTGGGCGCCAAGGCCGTCGAGGAGATCACCCCCTCCCGCTGGCGGATGTACACCGACACCGACCGTGATCGACTCAAGATTCCCTTCGGCCACGAACTCAAGACCGGCAACGTCATGTACCTGGATATCAAGGAAGGTGCGGAATTCGGCGGCGGGCCGCATGGGATGCTGATCGGCACCACAGGGTCCGGGAAATCCGAATTTCTGCGCACGCTGATCCTGTCGTTGGTGGCCATGACCCACCCGGATCAGGTCAACCTGCTGCTCACCGACTTCAAGGGCGGCTCGACCTTCCTGGGAATGGAAAAGCTTCCGCACACCGCCGCCGTCATCACCAACATGGCCGAGGAAGCCGAGCTCGTGAGCCGGATGGGCGAGGTGTTGACCGGCGAACTGGACCGCCGCCAGTCGATTCTGCGTCAGGCCGGGATCAAGGTCGGCGCGTCCGGCGCCCTCTCCGGGGTCGCCGAGTACGAGAAGTACCGGGAACGCGGGGCCGATCTTCCTCCACTGCCAACGCTTTTCGTGGTCGTGGACGAGTTCGCCGAGCTGCTGCAAAGTCATCCCGACTTCATCGGCCTGTTCGACCGGATCTGCCGGGTGGGCCGGTCACTGCGGGTACATCTGCTGCTGGCCACCCAGTCGCTGCAGACCGGCGGTGTTCGCATCGACAAGCTGGAACCCAACCTGACCTACCGAATCGCGTTGCGCACCACCAGCTCTCATGAGTCCAAGGCGGTGATCGGGACTCCGGAAGCGGTCTACATCACCAACAAAGAGAGCGGTGTCGGGTTCCTGCGGGTGGGCATGGAAGACCCCGTCAAGTTCAGCACGTTCTATATCAGTGGGCCGTATATTCCGCCGGCGGGGGTCGACGCCAATGGCGACGGCAGCAAGGCCGGTCCGCAGATTCCCAAGCAGGCCTTGCGAATCCGACCGTTCACCGCAGCCCCGGTGCTCGAGGAGGCCTTGACGTCATGA
- the eccB gene encoding type VII secretion protein EccB gives MGLRLTTKVQVSGWRFLLRRLEHAIVRRDTRMFDDPLQFYSRSVGLGIVIAVLLLLGAGLLAFFKPQGKLGASSLLTDRATNQLYVIVSGQLHPVYNLTSARLVLGNPANPATVKSSELSRMPLGQTIGIPGAPYATPVSGDTTSTWTLCDTVVRPGAASAAVQTSVLVMPLLIDSSINPIEANEATLATYQGQTWIVTAKGRHSIDLSDRALTSAMGIPVTAQPVPMSEGMFNALPAMGAWQLPPIPGAGTPNTLGLPDDLVIGSVFQIHTDKGPQYYVVLPDGIAAVNATTAAALRATQSHGLVAPPAVVPSLVVRIPERVYDSPLPAEQLKIMSRPDEPTLCWMWERRAGDQSPKTTVLSGRHLPIPPSAMNSGIKQIQGTATVYIDGGKFVQLQSRDPRYGESMYYIDPEGVRYGVANADSAKALGLGSPKTAPWEVVRLLVDGPVLSKDAALLEHETLPADPSPRKVPAGTPGAP, from the coding sequence ATGGGGCTTCGCCTCACCACCAAGGTTCAGGTCAGCGGCTGGCGCTTCCTGCTTCGCCGCCTCGAGCACGCCATCGTGCGGCGCGACACCCGCATGTTCGACGATCCGCTGCAGTTCTACAGCCGTTCGGTTGGACTCGGCATCGTCATCGCGGTCTTGCTCCTGCTCGGGGCCGGGCTGCTGGCCTTTTTCAAACCTCAGGGCAAGCTCGGCGCCAGCAGCCTTCTCACCGACCGGGCGACCAACCAGCTGTATGTGATCGTGTCGGGACAGTTGCATCCCGTCTACAACCTGACCTCGGCGCGGCTGGTGCTGGGCAACCCGGCCAACCCCGCCACCGTGAAGTCCTCGGAACTGAGCAGGATGCCTTTGGGTCAGACCATCGGGATCCCCGGCGCCCCTTACGCCACACCGGTTTCGGGGGACACGACCTCGACGTGGACCCTGTGCGACACCGTCGTCCGGCCCGGCGCGGCCTCCGCCGCAGTTCAGACGTCGGTGCTGGTGATGCCGTTGCTGATCGATTCGTCGATAAACCCGATCGAGGCCAACGAGGCGACGCTGGCGACCTACCAGGGTCAAACCTGGATCGTCACCGCCAAGGGTCGCCACTCGATCGATCTCAGCGACCGGGCCCTCACCTCAGCCATGGGTATACCCGTCACCGCCCAGCCGGTGCCGATGTCGGAGGGCATGTTCAATGCGCTGCCCGCGATGGGCGCCTGGCAGCTGCCGCCCATACCCGGCGCGGGAACACCGAATACCCTTGGGCTGCCCGATGATCTGGTGATCGGCTCGGTATTTCAGATCCACACCGACAAGGGGCCGCAATACTACGTGGTGCTGCCCGACGGTATCGCCGCGGTGAACGCGACGACGGCGGCGGCGCTGCGTGCGACCCAGTCGCACGGACTGGTGGCACCGCCAGCGGTCGTGCCGAGCCTGGTCGTGCGCATTCCCGAACGCGTTTACGACTCACCGCTGCCCGCCGAGCAGCTCAAGATCATGTCCCGGCCGGACGAACCCACCCTGTGCTGGATGTGGGAACGCAGAGCCGGAGATCAGTCGCCGAAGACGACGGTCCTGTCCGGACGGCATCTGCCGATCCCGCCTTCGGCCATGAACAGCGGTATCAAGCAGATCCAGGGCACCGCAACGGTGTACATCGACGGTGGCAAGTTCGTCCAGTTGCAGTCGCGGGATCCGCGCTACGGCGAATCGATGTATTACATCGACCCGGAGGGGGTGCGCTACGGGGTCGCCAACGCCGATTCCGCCAAGGCACTGGGCCTGGGTTCCCCGAAAACCGCTCCCTGGGAGGTGGTTCGGCTGCTGGTTGATGGGCCGGTGCTGTCCAAAGACGCGGCCCTGCTAGAGCATGAAACGCTGCCCGCCGATCCCAGTCCACGAAAAGTTCCCGCCGGAACACCCGGAGCCCCCTGA
- a CDS encoding secretion protein EspH, with amino-acid sequence MDLPGNDYVSDDFDALDFTAGAAEESSLDALDEYAPSEPADTGADLDALHGLTEKEEESELELFTVTNPQGSVSVTAMMGGIIQKITVTDKASRMTESGLAEEIFVIADLARQKARAAQHTFMMESMNELAGDGEEANALLREFVGMTLNLPTPEEAAAAEAEVFATRYEVDYTSRYDER; translated from the coding sequence GTGGACCTGCCCGGGAACGACTACGTCAGCGACGATTTCGACGCGCTGGATTTCACCGCCGGCGCCGCCGAGGAATCCTCACTTGACGCGCTCGATGAGTACGCGCCGTCCGAACCGGCGGACACCGGAGCCGACCTGGACGCCCTGCACGGGCTGACCGAGAAGGAGGAGGAGTCTGAGCTCGAGTTGTTCACCGTGACCAACCCGCAGGGCAGCGTGTCGGTCACGGCGATGATGGGCGGCATCATTCAGAAGATCACGGTGACCGACAAGGCGTCGCGCATGACCGAATCAGGGCTTGCCGAGGAGATCTTCGTCATCGCCGACCTGGCCCGGCAAAAAGCCCGGGCAGCCCAGCACACCTTCATGATGGAGAGCATGAATGAATTGGCGGGCGACGGCGAGGAGGCGAATGCCCTGCTTCGCGAGTTCGTGGGGATGACGCTGAATTTGCCGACGCCCGAAGAAGCCGCCGCGGCCGAAGCCGAGGTGTTCGCCACTCGCTACGAGGTCGATTACACCTCTCGGTACGACGAACGGTGA
- the eccCb gene encoding type VII secretion protein EccCb: protein MTTTETRTLREVILDQLSTAESRAYKMWLPPLTDPTPLDELVARDRRQPLRFALGIMDEPRRHLQDVWGVDVSGAGGNIGIGGAPQTGKSTLLQTLVMSAAATHSPRNVQFYCIDLGGGGLIYLENLPHVGGVASRSEPDKVARVVAEMQSVLRQRETTFKEHRVGSIAMYRQLRDDPNQPVAADPYGDVFLIIDGWPAFVSEFPDLELQVQDLAAQGLSFGVHVIISTPRWTELKSRVRDYLGTKIEFRLGDVNETQIDRIAREIPANRPGRAVSMEKHHLMIGAPRFDGVHSAENLVEAMTAGVAQIAAQHTDQAPPVRVLPERIHLYELDPNPPGPESDYRTRWEIPIGLRETDLSVAHAHMHSNPHLLIFGAAKSGKTTIAHAIAQAICARNSPDQVRFMLADYRSGLLDAVPDSHLLSAGAINRNSASLDEAVKALAANLKKRLPPTDLTTAQLRSRSWWSGFDVVLLVDDWHMIVGAAGGMPPMAPLAPLLPAATDIGLHIIVTCQMSQAYKATMDKFVGAAFGSGAPTMFLSGEKQEFPSSEFKVKRRPPGQAFLVSPEGKEVIQAPYIEPPEEVFAAPPTPG, encoded by the coding sequence ATGACCACTACCGAGACACGCACGTTGCGTGAGGTCATCCTGGACCAACTCAGCACCGCGGAGTCGCGGGCGTACAAGATGTGGCTGCCACCGCTGACCGATCCCACACCGCTCGACGAGCTGGTCGCCCGCGACCGGCGCCAACCGCTGCGCTTCGCTCTGGGCATCATGGACGAACCGCGCCGCCACCTCCAGGACGTCTGGGGAGTCGACGTATCCGGCGCCGGCGGGAACATCGGGATCGGCGGCGCACCGCAGACCGGGAAGTCCACCCTGCTGCAGACGCTGGTGATGTCGGCGGCTGCCACCCACTCACCGCGCAATGTCCAGTTCTATTGCATCGACCTCGGCGGCGGCGGTCTGATCTATCTGGAAAACCTGCCGCACGTCGGCGGGGTGGCCAGCCGCTCGGAGCCCGACAAGGTCGCCCGGGTGGTCGCGGAGATGCAATCCGTGCTGCGGCAACGGGAAACCACCTTCAAGGAACACCGGGTGGGCTCTATCGCCATGTACCGGCAGCTGCGTGACGATCCGAACCAGCCCGTCGCGGCTGACCCCTACGGTGACGTATTCCTGATCATCGACGGGTGGCCGGCCTTCGTCAGCGAGTTTCCCGACCTGGAATTGCAGGTCCAGGACCTGGCCGCACAGGGGCTGTCGTTCGGCGTGCACGTCATCATCTCGACGCCCCGGTGGACGGAGCTGAAGTCACGCGTCCGCGACTACCTGGGCACCAAGATCGAGTTCCGGCTCGGCGACGTCAACGAGACCCAGATCGACCGGATTGCCCGGGAGATCCCGGCGAATCGGCCGGGCCGAGCGGTGTCGATGGAAAAGCACCACTTGATGATCGGGGCGCCCAGGTTCGACGGCGTGCACAGCGCCGAGAACCTGGTGGAGGCGATGACCGCGGGGGTGGCGCAGATCGCGGCCCAGCACACCGACCAGGCACCGCCGGTCCGGGTCCTGCCCGAGCGGATCCACCTGTACGAGCTCGACCCGAACCCGCCTGGGCCGGAGTCCGATTACCGCACTCGTTGGGAGATCCCGATCGGATTGCGCGAGACGGACCTGTCGGTGGCGCACGCCCACATGCACTCGAACCCGCACCTATTGATCTTCGGTGCGGCCAAGTCGGGCAAGACGACCATTGCCCACGCTATCGCGCAAGCGATCTGTGCCCGCAACAGTCCCGACCAAGTGCGGTTCATGCTCGCGGACTACCGCTCGGGCCTGCTTGACGCGGTACCCGATAGCCATCTGCTGTCCGCCGGTGCGATCAACCGCAATAGCGCCAGCCTGGACGAGGCGGTCAAGGCCCTGGCCGCCAACCTGAAGAAGCGGCTGCCGCCCACCGACCTGACGACGGCACAATTGCGCTCGCGTTCGTGGTGGAGCGGATTCGATGTGGTACTCCTGGTCGATGATTGGCACATGATTGTGGGTGCCGCCGGTGGCATGCCCCCAATGGCACCGCTGGCACCGTTATTGCCGGCTGCGACAGATATCGGGCTGCACATCATTGTGACCTGCCAGATGAGCCAGGCATACAAGGCGACCATGGACAAGTTCGTGGGCGCGGCATTCGGGTCGGGCGCCCCCACAATGTTCCTTTCGGGCGAGAAGCAGGAATTCCCGTCGAGCGAGTTCAAGGTCAAGCGGCGGCCCCCTGGCCAGGCATTTCTGGTCTCACCGGAAGGCAAAGAGGTCATCCAGGCCCCCTACATCGAGCCTCCAGAAGAAGTGTTCGCAGCACCCCCAACCCCCGGTTAA
- a CDS encoding PE domain-containing protein, whose translation MEEMSHAAAAADIGGQVSDTALGGVAAGATAVTSVTGLVPAGADEVSAQAAAAFASAGAQMLASNRSAQAELQRAGHAVQDIARAYTQVDDGAAGVIV comes from the coding sequence ATGGAAGAAATGTCACACGCCGCCGCCGCTGCCGACATTGGCGGGCAAGTGAGCGATACCGCGCTCGGTGGTGTGGCAGCTGGCGCGACGGCGGTGACCTCGGTAACCGGGCTGGTGCCCGCGGGCGCCGACGAGGTGTCGGCCCAGGCGGCCGCGGCGTTCGCCTCCGCGGGCGCGCAGATGCTGGCTTCCAACCGCTCGGCCCAAGCCGAACTGCAACGGGCCGGACACGCGGTCCAGGACATCGCCCGGGCTTATACGCAAGTCGACGACGGCGCCGCCGGCGTCATCGTCTAA
- the eccA gene encoding type VII secretion AAA-ATPase EccA, with product MTDRLAGLFESAVGMLPLSEARSLDLFTEITNDDESACDAWVGRIRCGDLDRVTLFRAWYSRRNFGRLAGSAQISMSTLGARVPIGGLYGDITYPVASPLAITMGFAASEAAQGNYADAMEAIEASAVGGSEHLVSWLKAVIYGAAERWTDVIDEVKSGAKWPDKFLAAAAGVAHGVAAANLGLFTEAERRLTEANDSPAGEACARAIAWYLAMARRSQGNEDAAVALLEWLQTTHPDPKVSAALKDSSYRLKTTTAEQIASRSDPWDPASVVTDNTGRERLLAEAQAELDRQIGLTRVKAQIERYRAATMMARVRAAKGMKVAQPSKHMIFTGPPGTGKTTIARVVANILAGLGVIAEPKLVETSRKDFVAEYEGQSAVKTAKTIDQALGGVLFIDEAYALVQERDGRTDPFGQEAMDTLLARMENDRDRLVVIIAGYSSDIDRLLETNEGLRSRFATRIEFDTYSPEELLEIAKVIATANDSVLSAEAADEFLGAAKMLHERTLRGRPALDIAGNGRYARQLVEAAEQYRDMRLAQGIDIESLDVDRLQEINGADMAEAIASVHAHLNMRE from the coding sequence ATGACTGATCGCCTGGCCGGTCTGTTCGAAAGTGCCGTCGGCATGCTGCCGTTGTCAGAGGCACGGTCGCTGGACCTGTTCACCGAAATCACCAATGACGACGAGTCGGCGTGCGATGCGTGGGTCGGCCGGATCAGATGCGGTGACCTCGACCGGGTGACGCTGTTCCGGGCCTGGTATTCGCGCCGGAACTTCGGCCGATTGGCGGGTTCGGCGCAGATCTCGATGAGCACCCTGGGCGCCAGAGTCCCCATCGGCGGCCTGTACGGAGATATCACCTACCCCGTCGCATCGCCGCTGGCCATCACCATGGGTTTCGCCGCATCCGAAGCGGCCCAAGGCAATTACGCCGACGCCATGGAGGCCATCGAGGCCAGCGCGGTCGGCGGGTCCGAGCATCTGGTGTCGTGGCTCAAAGCCGTGATCTACGGCGCCGCCGAGCGCTGGACCGATGTCATCGACGAAGTCAAAAGCGGCGCGAAATGGCCGGACAAGTTCTTAGCGGCGGCTGCCGGTGTGGCGCACGGTGTGGCGGCGGCAAACCTGGGCTTGTTCACCGAAGCCGAACGCCGCCTCACCGAAGCCAACGACTCGCCGGCCGGCGAAGCGTGCGCACGCGCGATCGCCTGGTATCTGGCCATGGCACGTCGCTCCCAGGGCAACGAAGACGCCGCGGTGGCGCTGCTGGAATGGTTGCAGACCACCCATCCGGATCCGAAAGTGTCAGCGGCGCTGAAGGATTCATCGTATCGTTTGAAGACGACCACGGCCGAGCAGATCGCCTCCCGCTCCGACCCGTGGGATCCGGCCAGCGTGGTGACCGATAACACCGGTCGCGAGCGGCTGCTGGCCGAAGCCCAGGCCGAGTTGGACCGCCAAATCGGACTCACCCGCGTCAAGGCTCAGATCGAGCGCTACCGTGCGGCGACCATGATGGCCCGGGTTCGGGCTGCCAAGGGGATGAAGGTCGCTCAGCCCAGTAAGCACATGATCTTCACCGGGCCGCCCGGTACCGGCAAGACCACGATCGCCCGGGTGGTGGCCAACATTCTGGCCGGGTTGGGTGTCATCGCCGAACCCAAACTGGTCGAGACTTCGCGCAAGGACTTCGTCGCCGAATACGAAGGGCAGTCCGCAGTCAAGACCGCCAAGACGATCGATCAGGCCCTGGGCGGCGTGCTGTTCATCGACGAGGCCTACGCGCTGGTTCAGGAACGGGATGGACGTACCGACCCGTTCGGGCAGGAGGCGATGGACACGCTGCTGGCCCGCATGGAAAACGACCGTGACCGGCTGGTGGTGATCATCGCCGGTTACAGTTCGGACATCGACCGGCTGCTGGAAACAAACGAGGGCCTGCGGTCCCGCTTCGCCACCCGCATCGAGTTCGACACCTACAGCCCCGAAGAGCTTCTGGAGATCGCGAAAGTCATTGCCACTGCCAATGATTCGGTGCTGAGCGCGGAAGCCGCCGATGAATTCCTGGGGGCCGCCAAGATGCTGCACGAGCGGACGTTGCGCGGCCGCCCGGCCCTCGACATCGCCGGGAACGGCCGCTACGCACGGCAATTGGTCGAAGCCGCCGAGCAATACCGGGACATGCGCCTGGCGCAGGGCATCGACATCGAATCTCTGGATGTGGACCGGCTGCAAGAGATCAACGGCGCAGACATGGCCGAGGCGATCGCCTCTGTGCATGCGCACCTCAACATGAGAGAGTGA
- a CDS encoding PPE family protein: MWWHAMPPELNTARLMAGAGPAPMLAAATGWAAFAAALDAQAVELTARLNSLGEAWTGGSSDKAIAAALPMVTWLQTASTQAKTRGLQATAQAAAYTQAMATTPSLVEIAANHITTAILTATNFFGINTVPIAFNEMDYFIRMWTQAALAMDVYQAETLANTLFEKLEPMTAILDPSMSGQSMASAPMFDMASQVTGIPASQLQATAGQLAEASGPMQQLTQPMQQVTSLFSQTGGMGGSSAADDEAMQMGLVGTSPLSNHPLAGGSGASMGAGLLRGEALPGAGGTLARTPLMSELLDKPVGPAVQPAAAAGSSATSGAAPVGAGAMGQGAQSGGSSRPGLAAPATLTQERNDADEDAWDDEDDW; the protein is encoded by the coding sequence ATGTGGTGGCACGCAATGCCGCCGGAGCTGAACACCGCCCGGCTGATGGCCGGCGCGGGGCCGGCTCCGATGCTGGCCGCAGCCACGGGCTGGGCGGCCTTCGCGGCCGCGCTGGATGCTCAGGCCGTCGAATTGACCGCTCGGTTGAACTCGCTGGGTGAAGCGTGGACCGGCGGCAGCAGCGACAAGGCCATCGCGGCTGCCCTGCCGATGGTCACCTGGCTGCAGACCGCCTCGACGCAGGCGAAGACGCGGGGCCTGCAGGCCACGGCGCAGGCAGCCGCATACACGCAGGCGATGGCGACGACGCCGTCACTGGTCGAGATTGCGGCCAACCACATCACCACCGCAATTCTGACGGCCACCAACTTCTTCGGCATCAACACCGTGCCCATCGCCTTCAACGAGATGGACTACTTCATCCGCATGTGGACCCAGGCCGCCCTGGCGATGGACGTCTACCAGGCTGAGACCCTGGCCAACACGCTCTTCGAAAAGCTCGAGCCGATGACGGCGATCCTCGATCCGAGCATGAGCGGCCAGAGTATGGCATCGGCACCGATGTTCGACATGGCGTCGCAGGTCACCGGCATACCGGCCAGTCAGCTGCAGGCGACGGCCGGGCAGCTCGCCGAGGCGAGCGGGCCCATGCAGCAGCTGACCCAGCCGATGCAGCAGGTGACGTCGCTGTTCAGCCAGACCGGCGGCATGGGCGGCAGCAGCGCGGCCGACGACGAGGCCATGCAGATGGGCCTGGTCGGCACCAGTCCGCTGTCCAACCACCCGCTGGCCGGCGGGTCCGGAGCCAGTATGGGGGCGGGTTTACTGCGCGGGGAGGCGCTGCCGGGCGCCGGCGGGACGTTGGCCCGCACGCCGCTCATGAGCGAGTTGCTCGACAAGCCTGTCGGCCCGGCCGTGCAACCCGCCGCTGCTGCGGGGTCGTCGGCGACCAGCGGAGCGGCCCCGGTCGGTGCCGGCGCGATGGGACAGGGAGCACAATCCGGCGGTTCTTCCCGACCGGGGCTGGCCGCACCGGCCACGCTCACCCAGGAGCGCAACGACGCAGACGAAGACGCCTGGGACGACGAGGACGACTGGTGA
- the esxA gene encoding type VII secretion system ESX-1 WXG100 family target ESAT-6, with amino-acid sequence MTEQQWNFAGIEAAASAIQGNVTSIHSLLDEGKQSLTKLAAAWGGSGSEAYQGVQQKWDATAQELNSALQNLSRTISEAGQAMASTEGNVTGMFA; translated from the coding sequence ATGACAGAGCAGCAGTGGAATTTCGCGGGCATCGAGGCCGCGGCCAGCGCAATTCAGGGAAATGTCACCAGCATTCATTCCCTTCTTGACGAGGGCAAGCAGTCCTTGACCAAACTGGCTGCGGCCTGGGGCGGTAGCGGTTCGGAGGCCTACCAGGGTGTCCAGCAGAAGTGGGACGCCACCGCTCAGGAGCTGAACAGCGCGCTGCAGAACCTCTCGCGCACAATCAGCGAAGCCGGTCAGGCCATGGCCTCGACCGAGGGCAACGTGACGGGGATGTTCGCATAG